In Planctomycetia bacterium, the following are encoded in one genomic region:
- a CDS encoding YciI family protein, whose translation MRVMVIVKASQDSEAGLMPSEQLLAEMGDFNEQLVKAGILRDGAGLHPSSRGFRVRFSGKNRTVIDGPFAETKELVAGYWLWEVQSMDEAVEWVKRCPNPMLEDSEIEIRRLFEAEDFGESLTPELREQEERIIRGVKGS comes from the coding sequence ATGCGCGTGATGGTGATCGTCAAGGCAAGCCAGGATTCCGAGGCCGGCCTGATGCCGAGCGAACAATTGTTGGCGGAAATGGGCGACTTCAACGAACAACTGGTGAAGGCCGGCATCCTGCGCGACGGCGCGGGTTTGCATCCCAGTTCCAGAGGATTCCGCGTGCGGTTCTCTGGGAAAAACCGCACGGTCATCGATGGGCCGTTCGCCGAAACCAAGGAACTCGTGGCGGGCTACTGGCTCTGGGAGGTCCAATCGATGGACGAGGCCGTGGAGTGGGTCAAGCGCTGCCCGAACCCAATGTTGGAGGATTCCGAAATTGAAATTCGGCGACTCTTCGAAGCGGAAGATTTCGGCGAGTCGCTGACGCCGGAGCTGCGCGAGCAGGAAGAGCGCATTATTCGCGGCGTCAAGGGAAGCTGA
- a CDS encoding YciI family protein: MKYMLLIYSDEKAWKDEEREACFEESIGLTRQLDASGKFLGASPLHPVATATSVRVRNGKRLVTDGPFAETHEQLGGYFLVDAQDLDEAIEIAGRIPGARKGTVEVRPVFELAGLPPGK, translated from the coding sequence ATGAAGTACATGCTGTTGATTTACAGCGACGAAAAGGCCTGGAAAGACGAGGAACGCGAAGCCTGTTTCGAGGAATCGATCGGGCTTACGCGCCAATTGGACGCCAGCGGCAAGTTTCTCGGCGCTTCGCCGCTGCATCCAGTCGCGACTGCGACCAGTGTGCGCGTGCGGAATGGCAAGCGGCTCGTGACGGATGGTCCGTTTGCGGAAACGCACGAGCAACTCGGCGGGTATTTCTTGGTCGACGCGCAGGATCTCGACGAAGCGATCGAGATCGCCGGACGGATTCCCGGTGCGCGGAAAGGAACGGTCGAAGTGCGGCCGGTCTTCGAACTGGCTGGCCTGCCGCCAGGCAAATAA